AGGAAAAGCCTGCCTGAAACAGGGCCTTGGTCGCGGCGGCGAAGGCTGGACCCTCCGCGGATTTGGTGGAGGTCAGCAGCACCGTGGCCTGGCTGCCATTCAGAATCACGGCGGAGAAACAGGGCTCGGGAAGCGCGGCGGCAATCTCGAACCAGCGTTCCAGACGGCGCGCGAGTCCCGCGGCGTCGAGCCCCTTTGCCGTGAACTTGCGGCTCGCCAACATCGGCGGAGCCGGGCGGGTCTCGAAGGTGAAGGAAGTCGCGATCCCGAAATTTCCGTTTCCGCCACCACGGCAGGCCCAGAGAAGTTCCGGTTCATCCCGCGAATCGTGGACCTCGCCATTCCCATCGACCATCCGGACTTGGATCAGATGATCGCAGGTCAGCCCGAACTCACGGGAGAAGAGGCCATAGCCGCCGCCGAGGGTGAGCCCCGCCAAGCCGACCCCCCCGCATGATCCTGCAGGGAGTAGCCGCCCGCGTGATAGCAGCCAGGAGTAGCAGTCCTTCAGCTTGAGGCCCGGACCGGCCGTGAAGTGGAAGCTGCCTTTTTCTAACAGACGCTCCGACATCCCGGAAAGCTCCACCACCAGGCCACCCTCGTTCAGACTGTAGCCGTGGAAAGCATGGCCGCCGCTCTTCACCGCCACTGGCAGGCCATTCTCCTTTGCATGACGGACCGCCGCGATCACATCGGCTTCGGTGCGGCAGCAGGCGATCTTCGCCGGCTTCAGGATTACTGCGGAATTGAAGGGCTGCCGGGCTTCCTCATAACCGGCATCCCCGGGCTGGAGGTAGCGCGGTGCCATCTTCTCCTCGCCACGCGCCGGCAGCGCCGCCAGAGACAGGCCTAGAAACGCACGGCGGGAAATGGGCGACACGGAGTCATGCTTCCACGGCTCTTCCCAAAGACAAGCTTGCGGGTCTGCGGTTCTGATAGAGCATCCGTCCTGTGAAGGGTGTGCTGCGGATCTCCAGTCATGAAAAGCTCCCCGAACAGTTCTGGAATAAAGTCCGCCATCGTCAGATGGATCGTTCTTGGCGGAGGGCTTTGCCTCTATGTGGCTGCCCTTCTTCTTGCGGGCAAAGCGCTGCGCGAAAGCCGGGTGATTTTTCTAGTCGTCCCTCTTCTGGCCATCCTGCTGCCGCTTCCGCTGTTAGCCGTCCTTTCGAGGATCTACAATGTCGTGATGGGCGTGACCCTGGATGAACCGGTAGGCCCGGCGACTTCACGCGAGATCGGCGGCAGCCCGGCACTCGCCGGATATTTGTCGGACTTGATCGCGGAGAGTCCGGGATCGGATGGCTACCTGTGCTCCATCGAACTGTTCTTCGATGGGAACGAAGAAATCGGTTCGATTGCAGCGAACCTCACCGACCATCCCGGACTGGTTGCCTTCCGGGAATGCCTGATGGAGATCCGCAAAAGGGCGGAGGTGGAGGCGGTGCTGTTAGGCGTGGTCGATTTT
This portion of the Luteolibacter luteus genome encodes:
- a CDS encoding FAD-binding oxidoreductase — its product is MSPISRRAFLGLSLAALPARGEEKMAPRYLQPGDAGYEEARQPFNSAVILKPAKIACCRTEADVIAAVRHAKENGLPVAVKSGGHAFHGYSLNEGGLVVELSGMSERLLEKGSFHFTAGPGLKLKDCYSWLLSRGRLLPAGSCGGVGLAGLTLGGGYGLFSREFGLTCDHLIQVRMVDGNGEVHDSRDEPELLWACRGGGNGNFGIATSFTFETRPAPPMLASRKFTAKGLDAAGLARRLERWFEIAAALPEPCFSAVILNGSQATVLLTSTKSAEGPAFAAATKALFQAGFSSKGALSKPLANSLNRYEGRPGPLPFDNVSGGFYRSYEDLKSAAGGICATVRETPGLIFQVNTLGGAIARGAESAYPHRDFPFLGELQAYWEKGKIPAKLAAGHAAVRQALSDAGIQRHYRNYPDPRLPHWETSYFGETYTRLQALKAKLDPEDRIRHPQSVRLPAR